A stretch of Gossypium hirsutum isolate 1008001.06 chromosome A06, Gossypium_hirsutum_v2.1, whole genome shotgun sequence DNA encodes these proteins:
- the LOC121230477 gene encoding putative receptor-like protein 8 yields the protein MELLLDGNNFSGGIPDFLSTSPFLLTLDVSNNQLSARIPRWMGNMSILKRIIVSNNHLEGTIPVEFCQLGLKLLDLSVNIISESIPSCFNPSRIRQVHLSKNRLRGTFPDALRNSSTLVTLDISDNFLSGSIPSWIGLSNLSYLLLTKNNFKGETPMELCKLSHLSLINLSHNNLSGRIPPCLKITTLQDVSEDYVGRLMARSFSIFSFNEPIEFPIKNVFNSYKGRIIPYISGINLSCNKLVANIPYEFGNFNKLLVLNLSHNSLRGPIPPTFVNLKQIESLDLSYNNLSGNIP from the coding sequence ATGGAATTGCTATTGGATGGAAATAACTTCTCAGGAGGGATCCCAGATTTCTTGTCTACGAGCCCTTTTTTGTTAACATTGGATGTGAGCAACAATCAACTTTCTGCTAGGATCCCAAGGTGGATGGGAAATATGTCTATTTTGAAGAGAATTATCGTGTCCAATAATCATCTTGAGGGAACAATCCCAGTCGAGTTCTGTCAACTTGGTCTTAAACTTCTAGACCTTTCAGTCAATATTATCTCAGAGAGTATACCATCGTGTTTCAACCCTTCTCGGATAAGACAAGTTCATTTGTCCAAAAACAGGTTACGAGGAACCTTTCCCGATGCACTTCGTAACAGTTCCACTTTGGTGACATTGGATATCAGTGATAACTTCTTAAGTGGTAGCATCCCAAGTTGGATTGGACTTTCGAACTTGAGTTATCTTCTCTTAACTAAGAACAACTTCAAAGGGGAGACCCCAATGGAGCTATGCAAATTGAGTCACTTAAGTTTGATTAATCTTTCCCACAATAATCTTTCTGGTCGTATTCCCCCATGCCTAAAAATTACCACCCTCCAGGATGTATCAGAAGATTATGTTGGTCGTCTTATGGCTCGTAGTTTCTCCATATTCTCATTCAATGAACCAATAGAGTTTCCAATAAAGAATGTGTTCAACTCTTACAAGGGAAGAATCATACCATACATATCTGGGATTAACCTTTCTTGCAACAAATTGGTTGCTAACATTCCTTACGAATTTGGAAACTTCAACAAGTTACTTGTTTTGAACTTATCTCACAATAGTCTGAGAGGACCGATCCCACCAACATTTGTTAACCTCAAGCAAATTGAAAGTTTAGATCTTTCTTATAACAACTTGAGTGGGAATATCCCTTAA